The genomic region CCAGAAATTTTGATGCACGAAAGTTGTGACCCAAGAAAGGTTTAATAGCTGCCAGACCTCTATGCTTGTGGAACATTGTCGGAAAATATGATGACAGTCTTCATCTTCATAACTGCACCTAGGGCATCTGACATTTGTCACTAATCTTCTATGTTAGAGATTTCTCAAAGTAGGAATGTAATTCCATGACATGCGCCAGATTATGATTGTGATCTTAGACGGTAGTTGTAGTTTCCATAGTTTTCTGAAAAATTCCTTGGTTTCGGTCTGTAACAAATAATGACTAGGATTCAGATTAGCAAtttgtaatagtttataggcgCTACGAACTGAGTATTCCCCTGTTGGTTCGCCCCTCAAGACTTGGAAGTCCTCGTGCACTGATTCCGATAGTGGGATCTGTAGGATTGTGCGAGCAACCTTCGGGTGAAAGGTATTGTTGATCAGCTCTTCCTTCCATTTCCTAATCGTACTATCAATAAGATCCAAAACAAATTCTAGTTGCATACTATCTGACCTGTTGTGCCTTTTCAATATTCCATTCCTTGGACCCATCGATCATTTTAGATGGATAATTTGTCCCCTTTACGGATTCGCCAGCTTAGGCCTTGTTGAAGGAGCCTCTTAGCTGCCCAAATGCTCTTCCAGGTAAGTGAAGGTAAAGTTCCTAACTGAGCCTCTAAGAAAGTCGAATGCGGATAATATTTTGCTTTTAAAACCCTGACTAGTAATGAATTAGGATAATGAATCAAACATCATCCTTGTTTAGCAAGTAACGCAACATTAAATTGACTCAAATTTCGAAAGCCTAGGCCGCCATTCTCTTTTAAAAAGCAAAGATTTTTCCAAGTACACCAACGAATTCCCCTTTTCGCATGTCCCTTCTGCCACTAATACTTCGCTATAATATTTTCAAGATCATCACAAAGGGAATTAGGTAATAGAAAATATGCCATCGTGTAAGTCGGAACTGCTTGAAGAATTGCATTAATAAAGATTTCTTTACCTCTTTGTGATAAACTTGGTACTCCAATTATCAATACGTTTTCTAAGGctatccttcaaattttgaaaagcttCCTTCTTTCTCTTTCCCACCATATTCGACAATCTTAGATAGCGTTCTGGCTCATTTGAACTTCGAACACTCAGTAAATTGACAACCGTTTGCTTTTCTTCTTCTGAAGTGTTTTTGCTGAAAACTACCGTTGATTTATCGAAATTCACACACTACCCCGAACAAAGTCTGTATTCTTCCAATATATTTTTGAATAGATGCGCCCCACTTCTTGTGGCTTCCCTAAATAAGATATAGTCATCGGCAAATAAAATGTGTGAAATCGGTGGACCATTCCTGCTAACCTTCACTCCTCTTAAAAGTCCTTCTCGTTCTACAAGCTGCAATAGTCTGGATAATCTCTcaccacataaaagaaataaaaatgggcTTAATGGATCACATTGACGAAGTCCTCTGGTCGGTTGAAATTTCTCTTCTCGATGTCCGTTCATGGCCACTGAATAAGAAACAGTGAACACATTGCATAATAGCCTTTACCCATCTATTTGCAAAACCCATTTGAATCATTATATGCTTTATAAATTCCCATTCGACCCTATCATAAGCTTTGCTTATATCGAGTTTAACTGCCATAAACCCTTTCTTCCCCATTCTTTTCCGCTTCAACGTATTCAGAATTTCATAGGCTAACAACACGTTGTCAGATATTAGGCTTTCTAGCACAAAAGCACTTTGTGCAGCTTCTATACATTTTTCGATCACTCTTCGAAATCGGTTCGCAAGAGTCTTTGCCAAGATTTTATAAAGAACATTACAAAGACTAATCGGACGAAAGTGTATCATATTAGAAGGACTAGAATTCTTCGGGATTAGTACAATATTTGTAAAGTTAAGTGATCTAACCTTCATATCACCATTTAAAAGATGTAAGCAAAAATCGGTAACTTCATCACCAATAATGTGCCAACATTTTTGATAAAACAGTCTTAGAAATCCATCTTCTCCCGGCGCCTTCGTAGAACCCATGTCGAACACTGCCATTTGAATTTCTTCTTTTGAATAATTTTCTGTTAATTGTTTATTATCCTCCTCATGTATGCATCATCCAATGCCTGATAACAAATGTTCGTAAAGACCCCTTTGTTCTGTCGAAAATAGTTGTTAAAAATAAGAGCGAGCGATTCTCTCCATTTCCTGTAAGGTCTCTGTTTCCCTGCCTTCCTCAGTTTGTAACTTACGAATACAATTTTTCTTCTTACGTTGTGTTGTTTGGCTGTAAAAGAATGCTGAATTTTTATCTccaaatttcaaccaattcattATGGCCCTCTGTTCCCAATATCGTTCATCCTCtctatttcaaaatttaattgtATTTTTGTATCAATCAACTCGGCTAAATTGTTGTCATCTCTATCAGTATCATATAGATTTGATAACTTAGCCGTAAGAGCCTTCGTCTTCTTCTGTCGGTTCCTTTGAATCTGTCCAGACCATTTGACCAAGCCCTTCTTCAGATTTTCTAGCTTTTGCACCAAGTCTCCTGAAGACATCTCTCAGATTTTATTAACCTCACTAAGAAAAGATTCCTCTAACACCCACCAGGcttcaaatttgaaaattctGTTCCTCAATCTTCCCCTTACGTTGCTTGTATCAGCTAAAAGTGGATAATGGTCTGAAAAAGAATGTACTAAATTTTGCACTTTCACCTCCGGAAACATGGATATCCATCTCGCATTGGCCACTCCTCTATCCAACCGTTCTCGAATATTTGTCTTTAGAAGGTTGCCTCTTTCCCACGTGAACCATCTACTAGAATATCCTACATCAGATAGTTGACAATCCTCCAGAGTTCTTCGAAATAGACCCATTCTCCTTTCATCCCTAGGTATCACTCCCTTTTTTTTCAGATCCATAcattatttcattaaaatccctaCAAATAAACCAAGGGATATCATCAGCAACTTTTAAACTTCTCAAAACATCCTACAAATCATTCCTTTCTTGTGCATACGGGGACCCATAAAAACCTATAAATCTCCATTTGACTCCTAATTCGCTATCTTCAATATCCACATCAATGTGTCTTTTTGAATAAGAGCAAAAAATGACTGAAACATCCAATCTCCATGCCAAACATAAACCTTTTCTACTGCCCTCTGAATCAACCTCAACACCATTTCCAAAACCATATTTTCGGCGCACCCCTTCTATCTGTGTCTTACCAAGCTGTCTCCGTAAAGAAGATAATTTCGGGATTATACGTCTTCAGCATATGCTGAAGTCTACAAATCATTCGCGACCTCCCCAAACGACGACATTCTAACTTAAGATTTTCATTGCGCCTGGTCGGCTTGCCTCTTGGCAGCTGCCGATGATAATTGGTTAGATTTCATCAATCTCCTACTCCTTACCATTAAGCAGTCCATATCTTCTCTCTCCGAGAAGTCATCCCTCGCTCCTCTATTTCTCTTCTTTCCCTCTTCTCCAATGAGGATACCTTCCTCCAAGTCATGCTACATCCTTGTTTGCATCAATTCTGACtgtatattttcattttgattATAAAAAGATAAGGATCCCTCTTCTAGATTAAAACCCAATACTGGATCGATACTCTTTCCACTCTTTCCATTGTTATCCACATTCCATATTCGATTATTTGGGACCCAATTACTTCTTCTATCCCCTTCACGACTCTCATCATCCTCTTCCCGAAGCCAGATACTGTTCATCGACAAGGCTCTACGTGATTAGGCACGCAAAGATAGATCTCACCCTAATTCAGCAATTTCCACCCCAAGCAACATCTTAGCTTCACAAAATGAGTTGCTATGCCCCAATTGACCATAGTAGAAACAGAATAGAGATAATCGCCCGTACTTAAATTTGACATATGaacatcttccattaaacataacctgttttttccttttcaaagGTCGTTTGATGTCAATCTGGGCCCTTGTATGCATGTAATTACGATTCTCCTTCTCTAAATTTGCACTATCATATCCAAAAAATTCCCCAAGAAATTACCCAATTGTACGgataattttttagaaaataaacCAACAGGGACATCATGAATTTGG from Gossypium arboreum isolate Shixiya-1 chromosome 1, ASM2569848v2, whole genome shotgun sequence harbors:
- the LOC108462743 gene encoding uncharacterized protein LOC108462743 → MAVFDMGSTKAPGEDGFLRLFYQKCWHIIGDEVTDFCLHLLNGDMKTLANRFRRVIEKCIEAAQSAFVLESLISDNVLLAYEILNTLKRKRMGKKGFMAVKLDISKAYDRVEWEFIKHIMIQMGFANRWVKAIMQCVHCFLFSGHERTSRREISTDQRTSSM